Proteins encoded together in one Marispirochaeta sp. window:
- a CDS encoding ARMT1-like domain-containing protein, with protein MNTYLDCIPCFFSQALFAARQAGCNEQQQKQVLDEISRLVPQLSMNASPPENAVPIYRIINRISGSTDPFAEIKEQSNKAAQSVYPDLVRRVESASDPLLTAVEIAISGNIIDYGANRDIDLKEEIENILDQEDKAVHRESRELFDIESLRAGLAAARELVYIGDNAGEIVFDKILVSAITKFYPEIRILYAVRGKPIINDVTLADARTTGMDKLCEVVSSGSPAPGAVPDFVSPEFNELLNKADIIISKGQGNYEALSGSGLPILFLLRVKCDIIARHIPAELGDFCLIK; from the coding sequence ATGAATACCTACCTTGACTGCATCCCCTGCTTTTTCAGCCAGGCATTGTTTGCCGCACGCCAGGCCGGCTGCAACGAACAACAGCAAAAGCAGGTCCTTGATGAGATATCCCGTCTGGTCCCACAACTGTCCATGAATGCATCTCCCCCGGAAAACGCCGTCCCGATTTACCGGATTATCAACAGGATAAGCGGGAGTACCGACCCATTTGCAGAAATCAAGGAGCAAAGCAACAAAGCCGCACAATCTGTGTATCCCGATCTTGTTCGACGGGTAGAATCAGCGTCGGACCCGCTGCTGACGGCGGTGGAGATTGCCATTTCCGGTAATATTATCGACTATGGCGCCAACAGGGATATCGATCTCAAAGAGGAGATCGAAAACATCCTGGATCAGGAAGACAAGGCAGTGCACAGGGAAAGCAGGGAGCTTTTTGACATTGAATCCCTGCGCGCCGGACTCGCAGCAGCCCGGGAGCTGGTGTACATTGGCGACAATGCCGGGGAAATTGTTTTTGACAAGATTCTTGTGTCGGCAATCACAAAATTCTACCCGGAAATACGGATTCTCTACGCGGTGCGGGGCAAACCCATCATCAACGATGTTACCCTGGCAGACGCCCGGACAACGGGAATGGACAAACTCTGTGAAGTGGTCTCCAGTGGATCCCCTGCTCCGGGGGCGGTCCCGGATTTTGTTAGTCCGGAATTCAACGAACTGCTGAACAAGGCTGACATAATCATCAGCAAGGGGCAGGGGAACTACGAGGCGCTCTCCGGCAGCGGGCTTCCGATTTTGTTCCTGCTGCGGGTCAAGTGCGATATTATTGCCCGGCATATACCTGCCGAGCTGGGCGATTTCTGCCTGATAAAATAG
- a CDS encoding ISAs1 family transposase, which yields MNIIEHFQAIEDPRIDRHKRHLILDIIVITICAVVCHCETWEEIETYGKEKEHWLKKFLALPNGIPSHDTIRRLFIRLNPEQLQQCFLSWVNAIREQTQGEIVAIDGKTARRSHDHYSGKSALHMVSAWASENRMVLGQVKTDEKSNEITAIPELLKLLELKGCIVTIDAMGCQTDIANLIKEKQANYVLAVKGNRPHLHDELKFCFDEIKPGTEKTEEWIDYHRDFNKEHGRCEVRECVATDEIDWLKPHIKDWKGVQSIAMVRAQRTIGDKESVETRYYISSLPANAELLNSAIRAHWGVENSVHWVLDMVFREDESRMRKGYSPENFAILRRIAMNLVRRDKNSKGSLKGRRKAAGWNNRYLEELLFAPDEAFKPTA from the coding sequence ATGAATATTATTGAACATTTTCAAGCAATTGAAGATCCGCGGATAGATCGGCATAAGCGACATCTCATCCTGGACATCATAGTAATCACCATCTGTGCAGTTGTTTGCCATTGTGAAACCTGGGAGGAAATTGAGACCTACGGAAAGGAGAAGGAGCACTGGCTTAAGAAGTTCCTGGCCCTTCCGAATGGGATTCCTTCTCATGATACGATTCGGCGCTTGTTTATTCGCCTCAATCCTGAACAACTCCAGCAATGCTTTCTCAGTTGGGTGAATGCCATCCGTGAACAAACCCAAGGAGAAATCGTCGCGATTGATGGAAAGACAGCCCGTCGCAGCCATGATCATTATAGCGGGAAGTCTGCACTCCATATGGTAAGCGCCTGGGCGTCAGAGAACCGCATGGTTCTCGGTCAGGTGAAGACTGACGAGAAATCAAATGAAATCACCGCTATCCCAGAGCTTCTTAAGCTGCTTGAACTAAAGGGATGCATCGTGACTATAGACGCTATGGGTTGCCAGACAGATATCGCCAACCTCATTAAAGAGAAACAAGCCAACTATGTGCTTGCGGTGAAGGGAAATAGACCTCATCTGCACGATGAATTGAAGTTTTGCTTCGATGAAATCAAACCCGGGACTGAGAAAACAGAAGAGTGGATTGATTATCACAGGGACTTCAACAAGGAACACGGTCGATGTGAAGTCCGTGAATGTGTGGCGACTGATGAGATCGACTGGCTGAAGCCGCATATCAAAGATTGGAAAGGGGTACAGAGTATCGCCATGGTCAGAGCACAGCGTACCATCGGTGATAAAGAAAGTGTGGAAACTCGCTACTACATTAGCTCGCTCCCTGCGAATGCAGAGCTTCTGAACTCAGCGATACGAGCCCATTGGGGGGTAGAGAACTCCGTTCACTGGGTGTTGGACATGGTCTTCCGGGAAGATGAAAGTCGCATGCGAAAAGGCTATTCCCCTGAAAACTTTGCAATTTTACGTCGCATAGCTATGAATCTCGTCCGCCGTGATAAGAATAGCAAGGGAAGCTTAAAGGGGCGGCGCAAAGCGGCTGGTTGGAATAACCGCTATTTGGAAGAATTGCTATTCGCTCCAGACGAAGCATTCAAGCCAACTGCCTGA
- the argH gene encoding argininosuccinate lyase, whose amino-acid sequence MAKLWQKDYSLDSLIESFTVGRDYLLDMELLPADCTASLAHATMLATIGLLSDGELSSLSRGIRSVLDEYKSGEYRIEKSDEDGHTALENRLAALCGEAGKKIHTGRSRNDQVITALRLYSRAFLAEAVLAGIDTADALLKLARKHEHTPMPGRTHMQIAMPSSVGLWAAAYAEELLDALRHLLSLDSILDQSPLGSAASYGVPLPLDRELTAALMGFSGVQNNVLYVNNSRGKFESYLLDACEQIGLSLSKLAQDLILFSMPEFGYFSLPRELCSGSSIMPQKKNPDGLELMRAKSATLSSYANQVKSILRSLPSGYNRDFQETKEPFLRGARLTIQMLRVSTLTVSKLEVNKDALQRGFTPEIYATDAALEMAARGKSFRDAYREVGTSLETVKNRDPGEVLKKRSSTGSPGNLNLSFPATRAADIASHARALGESLSASAAELVGREVPLFPPLP is encoded by the coding sequence ATGGCGAAACTATGGCAGAAGGACTACTCTCTGGATTCCCTGATCGAAAGCTTTACGGTAGGGCGTGACTACCTTCTCGATATGGAGCTTCTTCCGGCGGACTGCACAGCCAGCCTGGCCCACGCCACCATGCTTGCCACCATCGGTCTGCTGTCCGACGGAGAACTATCCTCCCTTTCCCGGGGTATCAGGTCGGTACTGGATGAATATAAATCCGGGGAATACAGGATCGAAAAGAGCGACGAAGACGGTCACACAGCCCTGGAAAACCGTCTTGCCGCTCTCTGCGGAGAGGCGGGGAAAAAGATCCATACCGGGCGCAGCCGGAACGACCAGGTCATTACCGCCCTCCGGCTCTACTCCCGGGCTTTTCTGGCCGAGGCTGTTCTGGCAGGTATCGATACTGCAGACGCGCTGTTAAAACTTGCCAGGAAGCACGAACATACCCCCATGCCCGGCCGCACTCACATGCAGATCGCCATGCCTTCGTCGGTGGGGCTCTGGGCGGCGGCCTACGCGGAGGAGCTCCTGGACGCCCTGCGGCATCTTCTTTCCCTGGACAGCATTCTGGACCAGTCACCCTTAGGTTCTGCCGCCTCCTATGGTGTACCGCTGCCACTGGATCGGGAGCTGACCGCCGCACTGATGGGGTTCTCCGGGGTACAGAACAATGTTCTTTACGTGAATAATTCCCGGGGTAAATTCGAGTCCTATCTTCTGGACGCCTGCGAACAGATCGGCCTTTCTTTAAGCAAGCTGGCCCAGGACCTGATCCTCTTTTCCATGCCGGAGTTTGGTTATTTTTCTCTTCCCCGGGAGCTCTGCTCCGGGTCCAGTATTATGCCGCAAAAGAAAAACCCCGACGGCCTTGAGCTTATGCGGGCCAAGTCGGCCACTCTCTCCTCCTATGCCAACCAGGTAAAAAGTATTCTGCGCTCTCTGCCTTCGGGCTACAACCGCGATTTTCAGGAGACCAAGGAGCCTTTTCTGCGGGGTGCCCGGCTGACTATCCAGATGCTGCGGGTCAGTACTCTGACCGTTTCAAAGCTCGAGGTTAATAAAGATGCATTACAGCGCGGCTTTACGCCGGAGATATATGCTACCGACGCGGCTCTGGAGATGGCAGCCCGGGGAAAAAGCTTCCGCGATGCTTACCGGGAAGTCGGCACATCCCTGGAAACGGTTAAAAACCGGGACCCCGGGGAGGTTCTAAAGAAGCGCAGTTCCACCGGTTCTCCGGGGAACCTGAACCTTTCCTTTCCCGCGACCCGGGCGGCAGATATCGCTTCCCATGCCCGGGCTCTGGGTGAGTCCTTATCCGCTTCTGCCGCGGAACTGGTTGGCCGTGAGGTCCCGCTCTTTCCGCCGCTGCCGTGA
- a CDS encoding ABC transporter permease — protein sequence MFNSTLSTAAPLIIAAVAGYLPFRAGILNIGLEGLMALGAFGGFIAAAASGTWLGGIFAGSIAGGLAAAIFAWVILRLESNIFLSGLGLNLAAAGLLGITSQMVFGTKGVLRPALLNSSGFFPPDHRIIPVLAAGLSFAALMLIMRKSRWGHRVIAAGEAPETLENLGYSVKMMRFQTLVLSGIGCGAAGALLALDIGAYVPNMTGGRGWIALVALYIAGKQPLGLLATVLLFSAANAAATILQGMTGIPDSLLLASPFFITFLGLVAAGALRTLYASSASRQRRKERDLTANQFRGRSG from the coding sequence ATGTTTAATTCAACACTTTCCACAGCCGCACCCCTTATTATTGCTGCCGTGGCAGGGTATCTTCCCTTCCGCGCGGGGATACTGAACATCGGACTTGAAGGGCTCATGGCCCTGGGTGCCTTCGGCGGGTTTATCGCTGCTGCGGCCTCAGGCACATGGCTGGGAGGGATCTTTGCCGGGAGTATTGCCGGCGGCCTTGCAGCGGCCATTTTTGCCTGGGTGATACTCAGGCTTGAATCGAATATCTTTTTGAGCGGCCTGGGGCTCAACCTGGCGGCCGCAGGGCTGCTGGGGATCACATCTCAGATGGTATTCGGCACAAAAGGGGTACTGCGTCCCGCGCTGCTGAACTCCAGCGGGTTTTTCCCTCCGGACCACAGGATTATTCCTGTCCTTGCCGCCGGATTATCCTTTGCGGCCCTGATGCTGATTATGCGCAAGAGCCGTTGGGGACACAGGGTAATAGCCGCAGGAGAAGCCCCTGAAACCCTGGAAAACCTGGGATACTCAGTCAAAATGATGCGCTTTCAGACCCTGGTTCTTTCCGGTATTGGCTGCGGAGCAGCGGGAGCCCTGCTGGCCCTCGATATTGGGGCCTATGTGCCAAACATGACCGGCGGCCGCGGCTGGATTGCTCTGGTAGCCCTGTACATCGCGGGCAAACAGCCCCTGGGGCTGCTGGCTACGGTGCTCCTCTTCTCCGCAGCGAACGCCGCCGCCACGATACTGCAGGGAATGACGGGGATCCCCGACTCCCTGCTTCTGGCATCTCCCTTCTTTATTACCTTCCTCGGCCTGGTAGCCGCCGGAGCCCTGAGGACTCTCTATGCATCCTCCGCATCACGGCAGCGGCGGAAAGAGCGGGACCTCACGGCCAACCAGTTCCGCGGCAGAAGCGGATAA
- a CDS encoding ABC transporter permease, which translates to MTKVRRVLGLSGMLILLLGVVLLVSPKPAEALKDLLTDPLSSPFSFGNLLATAGVLTLSGAGIAVAMSSGSFNLGGEGQACLGSLLPVLLLLAVPGGHPALMIPLALLSGAFGGGAMGWVSGIMREKLGTDELISSYLAAGAVIPVVDYLIAVPLRDPDSYLLSTPKIAAGFRLTRLLPPSQLSSGVFLALVAALLWWFVSRHTLAGYELRISGTNPRFASLSGIRVSRYRSGGMTVSGALCGLAGALMGLGLYGAAVQGGTSGIGWNGIAVALIARYRPAFILPAALFFAYLTQGLSSAVMASGISQEMSLLLQAVVFIAITAGETGKGV; encoded by the coding sequence GTGACAAAAGTCAGACGGGTCCTGGGTTTAAGCGGAATGCTGATTCTATTGCTGGGAGTTGTTCTGCTTGTCAGCCCGAAACCGGCGGAGGCCCTTAAGGACCTTTTGACCGACCCATTGAGCAGCCCTTTCTCCTTTGGAAACCTGCTTGCCACCGCCGGAGTTCTTACCCTGAGCGGAGCGGGAATCGCGGTGGCCATGTCATCCGGATCATTCAATCTGGGAGGGGAAGGCCAGGCCTGCCTGGGCTCTCTGCTTCCGGTTCTGCTCTTATTAGCCGTTCCCGGCGGTCACCCGGCACTGATGATCCCCCTGGCCCTGCTAAGCGGCGCCTTCGGCGGCGGCGCTATGGGTTGGGTATCCGGCATAATGCGCGAGAAGCTGGGAACCGACGAACTGATTTCTTCGTATCTTGCCGCAGGAGCGGTGATCCCGGTAGTCGACTACCTTATTGCCGTTCCCCTGAGAGACCCCGACAGTTACCTTCTGTCAACACCGAAAATAGCCGCCGGATTCCGGCTTACCCGGCTGCTGCCGCCATCACAGCTGTCAAGCGGCGTATTCCTTGCCCTGGTCGCTGCGCTGCTCTGGTGGTTTGTAAGCCGGCACACTCTTGCAGGATATGAGCTGAGGATAAGCGGAACCAATCCCCGCTTTGCCTCTCTTTCGGGTATTCGCGTCTCCCGCTACCGCAGCGGCGGGATGACTGTGTCCGGGGCCCTTTGCGGACTTGCCGGGGCGCTGATGGGTCTTGGACTGTATGGAGCTGCTGTTCAGGGGGGCACAAGCGGCATCGGCTGGAACGGAATCGCCGTAGCCCTCATTGCCCGCTACCGGCCCGCTTTTATTCTGCCCGCAGCTCTCTTCTTCGCCTACCTGACCCAGGGACTCTCTTCGGCGGTGATGGCCTCGGGGATATCCCAGGAGATGAGTCTGCTGCTGCAGGCCGTGGTTTTTATTGCCATAACCGCCGGTGAAACAGGAAAGGGGGTATAA
- a CDS encoding ATP-binding cassette domain-containing protein, protein MASTALKKLLSAAEPPDEGNYTSGRRTALPRQSGNSLRQAGIVMVPSDRLESGVALDLPVMENAAVLVRSSLSRYGILREKAKEAYSRELLTEFGIDALPDTMTSALSGGMLQRLILGREIRSASKLVILCEPAWGLDVKSRREIYQRILTLRDRGAGILLLASDIDEVLEIADRLLVLYNGEITARFERQHFDHGRIGEAMLGIRGSGEKQ, encoded by the coding sequence ATGGCCTCGACTGCCTTGAAAAAACTACTGAGCGCTGCTGAACCCCCCGATGAAGGCAACTATACTTCTGGACGAAGGACGGCCCTTCCCCGCCAAAGCGGAAACAGCTTGCGGCAGGCGGGCATCGTGATGGTCCCCTCCGACCGTCTGGAAAGCGGAGTGGCCCTGGATCTTCCGGTTATGGAAAACGCTGCGGTGCTGGTCCGCAGCAGCTTAAGCCGATACGGAATATTGCGGGAAAAAGCAAAAGAGGCCTATTCCCGGGAGCTCCTGACGGAGTTCGGGATTGACGCCCTCCCGGATACGATGACATCGGCCCTTTCCGGGGGAATGCTGCAGCGCCTTATTCTGGGCAGGGAGATCCGGTCTGCTTCGAAACTGGTAATATTGTGTGAACCCGCCTGGGGTCTGGACGTAAAAAGCAGACGGGAGATTTACCAGCGGATACTGACTCTGCGTGATCGGGGTGCGGGAATACTGCTGTTGGCCAGTGACATCGATGAGGTGCTGGAAATCGCGGACCGGCTGCTTGTATTGTATAACGGCGAGATTACCGCAAGGTTCGAACGTCAGCATTTTGACCACGGCAGGATTGGAGAAGCCATGCTCGGGATCCGGGGATCAGGAGAAAAGCAGTGA
- a CDS encoding ATP-binding cassette domain-containing protein encodes MKPWICISTLIAERIKALNGARLQLQRGEIHGLLGENGSGKTTLVRCMAGILQPDAGEILIDGTSSAHRSRSAGPGGSAYIPQHPRLVPSLTIREYLRLRPRSNPGSNYEFDRKVRTIAGRLKIDLPLETRGERGSGKPGNLDDDCRSSARRPGLPDPG; translated from the coding sequence TTGAAGCCCTGGATCTGCATAAGCACTTTAATCGCGGAGAGGATAAAAGCCCTGAACGGGGCCCGCCTGCAGCTGCAGCGAGGGGAGATTCATGGACTGCTGGGAGAAAACGGATCAGGAAAGACCACCCTGGTCCGCTGCATGGCTGGTATCCTGCAGCCTGATGCGGGGGAAATCCTTATCGACGGAACCTCATCAGCCCATCGTTCCCGTTCAGCAGGACCCGGGGGGAGTGCCTATATTCCGCAGCACCCCCGGCTTGTCCCCTCCCTGACGATTAGAGAGTATCTCCGCCTGAGGCCTCGTTCAAATCCGGGTTCTAATTACGAGTTTGACCGGAAGGTTCGGACTATTGCCGGGCGGTTGAAGATCGATCTTCCCCTGGAAACCCGGGGGGAGAGGGGTTCCGGCAAACCTGGTAACCTCGACGATGATTGTCGGAGCTCTGCTCGCAGACCCGGCCTACCTGATCCTGGATGA
- a CDS encoding BMP family ABC transporter substrate-binding protein — protein MRPKKEDSPAVQSIAVFVPGVVAGSPTYEMMVKGVQEAAKETPEVEISVIEGGVNQGEWLTKVSSLAASGRYDLIVTSNPAMPEICAEVSRSYPEARFLILDGHIEGNPSIFTFRFDQKEQGYLAGYFAGLVCAGKAAGRKGQGRPGSGGRSIRK, from the coding sequence ATGAGACCGAAAAAAGAGGATTCTCCTGCAGTACAATCCATAGCTGTATTTGTTCCCGGCGTTGTTGCAGGCAGCCCCACCTACGAGATGATGGTGAAGGGGGTCCAGGAGGCAGCGAAGGAAACCCCTGAAGTTGAGATCTCGGTTATAGAGGGAGGCGTTAATCAGGGTGAGTGGCTCACAAAGGTGAGCTCCCTGGCGGCTTCCGGCCGTTATGATCTTATTGTTACCTCGAACCCCGCGATGCCGGAGATCTGTGCCGAGGTATCCAGGTCCTATCCGGAAGCCCGGTTTCTGATTCTTGACGGCCATATTGAAGGCAACCCGTCCATTTTTACCTTTCGTTTTGATCAGAAAGAACAGGGGTATCTGGCCGGGTACTTTGCCGGACTGGTTTGCGCGGGAAAAGCAGCAGGCAGGAAAGGTCAAGGTCGGCCTGGTAGCGGGGGCAGGAGTATCCGGAAATGA